The sequence CGAGTGTCTTCCCTGCCTTCAGTAAATTTTGAACAGCTGGATGTGCAGGGTCTATGCAAAACGCTTCATAGGCGAGTTCTTTCGTATAGCTGAAATTTGCCTGGTTCTTAGCTGCAACAGTTTCAAATTTTTCAAGAATTTTATCGGTTTCAATTTCAAGTTTCGCTTGATCATGACTTCGTACCTCTGCTGTGATTTGTACCTTTTCGGCAACCACATTGCGTGCTGTTCCACCGGTAATGATCCCGAAATTACTCGTTGTTTCCTGGTCTATCCTTCCTGATTTCAAGTCCGCAATGGCTTTGGACGCAACGACAATTGCATTCACGCCCGTTTCAGGTGCCAGGCCCGCATGTGCAGCTTTACCCTGAATAACCAGATCAAGCGTGATATGAGAAGGTGCTGCGTGAACCACCGTACCCACAGGGCCGTCACCATCCAAGACATAGCCGAAGTCAGCTTTAAGGGCATAATCGAGATTTTTTATACCATAAAGACCAATTTCTTCCTGGACTGTCAGGACAACTTCAACCGGACTATGCAGGATATGCTTGTCTTCCTGAAGCCTGCTCAGTACTGCAAGTATCACGGCTATTCCGGCTTTATCATCCGCCCCTAGGATGCTTTGTCCATCGCTGTGGATGACCCCTTCCTCAATCCGGGGTGTCATTCCTTCGGTCGATGCTACTGTATCCATATGAGCTGCAAGCATGATCACAGGTGCACCCTCACAGTTGCCCGGCAGTACTGCAATCAGGTTACCTGTATCACTTCCGGTTCTGACGGCGGAATGGTCCTCATAGACATCAGCACCGAGCTCCTTCAGCCTTCGTTTTAGATAGCCTGCGAGTTTCCCTTCTTTTTTGGACGGACTGTCAATGGAAACAAGCTTAAGAAATTCATCCGTAACATTGATTGACATAGTTACCTCCGATTACTCTCCGATCACTCATGCTTTCACTCATAGAATAAACAACCGCCCTATTATTTAGACGGATTTTCTTGGGATAATTCGTCAAACATATAAATAATATTTTCCAGTACCTCATTAACTATTAAAATATCATCTGACTTTATCATGAAACAAACACTATGATCCTATGTGTATGGCTCAAAAATATTTTTCACGGCAAACCAGATACTAACCCGGTATAGTACTATACCGGGTTGCAAGTCATCCCTATTCCAGTTCGTGAATAAGCAGTCCGCTTCTCAGT is a genomic window of Dehalobacter sp. 12DCB1 containing:
- a CDS encoding M20/M25/M40 family metallo-hydrolase — its product is MSINVTDEFLKLVSIDSPSKKEGKLAGYLKRRLKELGADVYEDHSAVRTGSDTGNLIAVLPGNCEGAPVIMLAAHMDTVASTEGMTPRIEEGVIHSDGQSILGADDKAGIAVILAVLSRLQEDKHILHSPVEVVLTVQEEIGLYGIKNLDYALKADFGYVLDGDGPVGTVVHAAPSHITLDLVIQGKAAHAGLAPETGVNAIVVASKAIADLKSGRIDQETTSNFGIITGGTARNVVAEKVQITAEVRSHDQAKLEIETDKILEKFETVAAKNQANFSYTKELAYEAFCIDPAHPAVQNLLKAGKTLGIHTELTSTGGGLDANILNSRGIPCLALGLGNHKPHTREEYVEIDQMEKSVEFVLEALSFS